One window of the Entelurus aequoreus isolate RoL-2023_Sb linkage group LG18, RoL_Eaeq_v1.1, whole genome shotgun sequence genome contains the following:
- the LOC133633497 gene encoding transcription factor Sp6-like, with protein sequence MAHHYESWLRTAPSSGNSEDINNIPSWWDLQREVHSGNWIDLHTGQGFGLPSVSPGSSMGLQSSLASYGSDPQLCTLPLTQHVPPSHSPHFFPQDGFKMEPLPAEILQQEPLPLEEPQENVGLARPKSQRRASRGGGTAACRCPNCVHAEQLGQSADDSRRKHMHNCHIPGCGKAYAKTSHLKAHLRWHSGDRPFVCNWLFCGKRFTRSDELQRHLQTHTGAKKFSCTLCPRVFMRNDHLAKHMRTHDSTAGRGEERVNGEEKVFDSSKPPQSSSNMSMPDTSESSLKLKCKTESSVSSGTG encoded by the coding sequence ATGGCCCATCACTATGAGTCCTGGTTACGGACAGCACCATCTAGTGGCAACTCCGAAGACATCAACAACATCCCTTCCTGGTGGGATCTCCAGAGGGAGGTTCACTCAGGGAACTGGATTGATCTCCACACAGGGCAAGGTTTCGGTTTGCCTTCCGTGAGTCCAGGGAGCTCCATGGGTCTGCAGTCCTCTTTAGCATCCTACGGTTCCGACCCGCAGCTCTGCACCTTGCCTCTGACTCAGCATGTACCGCCATCGCACTCGCCTCACTTCTTCCCTCAGGACGGCTTCAAGATGGAGCCTCTGCCTGCTGAAATCCTGCAACAGGAGCCGCTCCCCCTGGAGGAGCCACAGGAGAATGTCGGGTTGGCCCGCCCAAAGTCCCAGCGACGCGCTTCCAGAGGCGGCGGCACGGCGGCCTGTCGCTGCCCTAACTGCGTTCACGCGGAGCAACTGGGTCAGAGCGCCGACGACAGCCGGAGGAAGCACATGCACAACTGCCACATCCCCGGCTGTGGCAAAGCCTACGCCAAGACCTCCCATCTGAAGGCTCACCTACGCTGGCACAGCGGGGACAGGCCGTTTGTCTGCAACTGGCTCTTTTGCGGCAAGCGGTTCACGCGTTCCGATGAACTGCAGCGCCACCTGCAGACGCACACCGGCGCCAAGAAGTTCAGCTGCACGCTGTGCCCTCGAGTGTTCATGCGCAACGATCACCTGGCCAAGCACATGCGCACGCACGATTCCACGGCCGGGCGCGGTGAGGAGAGGGTGAACGGAGAGGAAAAGGTCTTTGATTCCTCCAAACCTCCTCAGTCATCTTCAAACATGTCCATGCCTGACACCTCAGAGTCTTCCCTCAAGTTGAAGTGTAAGACAGAGTCCTCTGTCTCCAGTGGAACTGGATAG